The Porphyromonas sp. oral taxon 275 DNA window AGGATCCCTTGACTTTCAAGCTTCTCTTCCTCGAGCTTCTCCAGCTCGATATTCTGCTCCGCGATGAGCTGCGCCTGGGTCTTCACGACATCCCGATGCGCCTCGCGCTCCTTGGCGACCAAGTCGCCTGCGAGCCAGTTCCACACGCCCACTCCGAGCACGGCGCCAAGGACGCCCACAAATAGATTACTTACCATTGTCCTACGTATTTAGTGTTATTAGTTGTCATTTTCTTCTAATCCCCAGTACTTCGCCTCGGCTTCTGCCCAGATGCTATAGTGCTTACCCGCTTCGGGCACGAAGCGTCCCTTGCATATTGCTCGATAGCCTTGTACTAGGATTTTCATGTCAGCGTCATATTGGACGCTGACGGCAGTCGACCCTTTTGGCTTCTCCCCATCGGCGTGCGACACGAAGACGAAGAGCTTGTTGGGGAACTGCTCCTTGAGCTTTCTATACTCCTTGTAGTTCATACCTGTGTACTGTAAGGAGTCGATAATCACGAAGTCGGGGGATCGTTGGCGCTTGAGACGCTCGATGAGGGCTTCTATCGGCTCTCTGTCGAGGACCAAGAAGCGCCCCCGAGCTTCCTCCATTCGGCAGCGGCGCATATTGTTTTGGAAGGAGAGGGAGAGGGACTCTTCAAGAGAGTTGTAGGCGACCTTGCCGTGCTTAGTTAACTCTCTAGCTAGTTGCATCGCAAAGGAGCTCTTCCCGTTGGCGCTCTCTCCCCAAATGATCCAGACACCTGTGCGTCCTGGCTCCCCGAAGGCATCCCGCCACACTCCCTCGAAGGGGATGCTGGGGATCTTCTTACGGAGTATCTCGGAGGCTGAATAGGCTCTTTCCATCGTTATGCCCCCGCTTGTAGTTTGAGCTTCTCGATCTCGGTGTAAGCTCTACGAAGGCTCCCCGACTTTCGAGCAAGACTAACAGCGTCCACCCCTTGGGGTACATTGAGCTTTGCCACCTCGACCACCTGGCGCATCAGGAAGTTCTTTCGCTCCTCCCCGTCGAGCGGTGTCACCTGGCGGTAGGCATCGCCGAAGCGGGAGAAGAGCTCGGCATATCCCACCTTTCGACAGTCGATGCTTCGCTCAATCTTCGCTCGTAAGCCATCTGCACCCATCATATACCATCCGCAGGCATTCTCGAGCGCATTCCACAAGGCTTTGAGTTCAAGGAAGGCTTCATACTGAAGGTCTCCAGCCTCATCAAGGATGATCAGGGGCTGGTGGAGGCTCTTGACGTAGTAGACGAGGTTAGCGTAGATCTCTTCATATCTTCCCTTGGCTTCCAAGCCAAAGCCTAGGGCGATCTGTCGTACCAGACGAACCTTCGTCTTGACCTGCGAGCAGTCCACGTAGACTACATTCTTATGCGTCCGAGCGTATTGCCGAGCTGAGAAGGTCTTGCCGATGTTCGGTAGGTCGCAGAGCAGGGCAGAGAGACTTCGCTCCTGACATGCTTCCAGTTGTCCCGTTACATAGTCATAGGTAGCGGTTGGTGCTACCTTCCATTCGATTTCTCCACGCAGGGGCACGTTGAGTCGTCGGGCAATGCTAAGCCAAGCAGTCTCACTCAGCTGTTTCTCGACCTTCCCCTTCTTCAGGGCATTGTAGACGCTGGGGGAGATCCCCAGGGCGGTGGCGTGCTTGCTATCGCTGGGGTAGTTAGCACGGTCGGCGATGATTGCCTCGAGCGTGCGCCCCTTGAGTTCTTTCGTTAGCTCCATTCTAATTCTATTTGATGAGTGTTCGATTACTATTCTTACAGGTCTGCTAGCGCCCTCGCTCGGATGTCGTCGACCTCGGGGGAGGTCACCAGCCAGTCCTCTGTTTCGTTTTCGTCGTGGAGTTCACCATCCTCGCCACGGCGTAGCGTGACCACCTCCTGAGGCTTGAGGTCGGTAAGCATTCGGTGTGTCTCTTCCTTCAGCAGGCGAGCCTTATCAGGGAGACGCTCCGTGATGTAGGTGTCGAAGGACTTTACACGCTGTAGCTGTCCGTGTAGCTTCTTGCGATCCTCCGCTGTCTGTTCGATCGTCGCTTCATTGAAGCGTTCGACCTCGACCGCTGTCTCGATGTACCGCCCACCTTCGTAGACGTAGACCTCGTCCATCTTACCTTCTTCCTGTTCCCACCAGTAGGCATCTACCTTGCCGTTGCGGTCCTTCAGCTTCCCGATAGCTTGGGGCGAAAGGGAGAAGGAGCGGTAGTTCGCCTTGATAGCCCCTCGACGTACCGAGGTGGCGCGATGTTCGCCGAGCAAGACGGCTAGGCGGTGCATGTCGATACTTGCTAGTTCGGGATTGACCGACTCCTGGAGGACTTCCCATCGGGTGCGTCCGCCCCAATACGCTTCGTTGCTATGAGGCGAGTGGTTGTACTTATAGATGAGTTCCTCATAGTAGGCGACGGCATCCTCATACGCCCAAGCCTTGACCTTGAAGCGGTCGTTATGCTCATCGAAGCTCTTCTCTTCGCTGGTCTGGTTTGCCTCAAGCTTAGCGTAGTGGCGACCAGTGTTGGGGATGTACTCCTTCTCTATTGTGTACTTAAAGAGTCTGTTGAAGTGCTCAGCGCCCTTTGCCTGTGAGTTCCCAGGTGCCAAGAAGAGGGCCTTAGGGAAGAGTGCCCCATCCGCCATCAGTGAGGTGCGGAAGTCCGACACCAGGTGCTGTTCCACCTCCGCCTCATGTGGGCAAGGTAGCCCTAGCGAGAGGAGCGTGCGGAAGGTTGAGCGCAGACAGCCGATGAAGATGTCGTGGCGCTTCTTCCCCGAGAAGGCATACCCGATGATTGCTTGGCTTGCCAAGTCGTAAGCCACGTAGATCTTCAGGCTGACGGTCTCGCTGATGCCCTTCTCTCTCCAGTTGACCTTGATTTTGAGATCTCGGTCGTCGAGGGAGATCTTCGAGAGGGACATCGTTGGGCGATTACGCATCACATAGGGCTGGTGCTTGCCTCGCCAGGTCTGGTAGTCATCGTGTACCTTACCTCGCAGTGCCTTTGCCTCAGGGGTATTGAGGTAGAAGGCAACCGTAGAAGGGGAGAGGGGCTTGTACTGACGATTGTCGTACAGCTCACCCGTCTCGGGATTGTAGATGGCTACTAAACCTTCCACGAAGTCATTGTATCGGTCTGCCACCGTGCTGTTGTAAGGGCGAGTATCATCGTTATCGATGGCGAGGAGGAGGCGGAGCGTATTGTGATCGACTTTGCGACTCTGTTGGTTACCGAACTTCTTGCTTATGAGACTTTCGTAGCCCTCCTGCTCAAACTCCCGCAGTACCTTCCTAAAGCGGGGGGCACTCTGAGGGAGCGTATGCCCCACTTCTTGTCTATAGTAGCTGATAGCACTTGTCAGTTGTTCCCAGCGTACCCTTTTGCTACCTCCCATCACTCGCTTCAAGAGGCGTATGTCCGCTTGCAAGCTCCGTACGCTCTGTAGTACCGACGCATTCACGATGTACTCCTCTGTCAGCTGGGCTATGCGCTCAAGAGAGAGGGTGAGGTTAAGCTCGCGCAGGCGCTTAGGGTAGTACTCCTGAGCGAGGCGGTCTCTATGGTAGTGGTCGCTGAACCATTTGCGGAGTACCGCCACATGGACGGCATCGCTCCCAATGCGCTTATCCACCTTGTCTCGGAGCTCTCGGGGCAAGCTATCGTAGTCGATGAGCACGTTACTCCCAGCGCCTCCACCACGGCGCAAGACTTTAATCTTCCCTCGGTTGACAAGATTCCGATAGTTGTATGTGGTAATCACTGGAGCCAAACACTCGGACTTGTCATCGGCTGTGCGCCGATCCTCCGTGAGGTCAGCAAGATCTATCACCGTGGATTTCCCGTAGTGCTGGAGCATAGCCTTAGAGATTGGAGGCTAGTGTCTGGAGCCCATCAAGCATATTAATGGTTACGTGGTAGCAGAGGCTGACTACTCTCCCATTATGCTCAATGCGCCCTTCGCTGTTACCCTTGTCAATGATGATCCGTGCACCATTTCTGAAGACCTGGATCATCTGCCCGTCAGCGTCATGTATCGTCTCGCACTCTGGTATGGTGCAGTAGACCTCACCGCCTAGCTCGAGAGCCAGGGCACGAGCCTTCCTCGCATCCTCTCCATCTCGCTTGTAGTTGAGAGCGAGGGATAGCCCGCCCTCTGTGATGCCCAGCTCCTGCATGATGCGCTTGCGGACATCGGCACCTACTTCAATGTGTCGTTGCATAGTTGTTGCCATTGTGATTATTGTCTCTAATCAGTTTCTGTCTATCTTTACACGTTGTTAAGTCTTAACAACACTGCAAAGTAAAGACTAAATTTCGACTAATGCAAGAAAAGGGGTGCAAAATTTCGGCTCCAATCAAGGAGAGGGTACGTATGTATTTGAAAGTGAAGGGGGTAAAAATTCGTGATTTTCTCGAGGCTACTGGTGTATCAGAGTCTAATTTTAAGTCAAAGTACAGCGAGTTTGGCGGAGAGGCAATAGCCGAAATAATGTCTACTTACGGTGATATATCGCCATACTGGCTAATCTTAGGGAAAGGCGAGATGCTTACAGCGCATCGCCCTCTCATTGAGATCGGCAATATTAAAGGGGATAACAATATATATGGAGATGCCAACACCATACCCTCATTAGGAGACAGACACCTCGGAGATCAGGAGGCTCTTCTGCGAAGCCAATCAGAGCAAATCCGCATTCTTGAAGAGCAAGTGGGACACCTAAAGGAGCTCCTATCGAAACGAGACGACCAGATGGATCAAGTGTTAGCCTTGCTCCATTCTAAGAAGTAAGAGACTTTACCTGCTGTCTCTCAATGGGATAAGATTCAATAAGCAATGTAATACCCCCCTATACTCAAGTGTGATTGCGGTGTTTAATGGTAAATTAATGCTGTTTACTACTCTCACACATGAGGAAATTACACCCTGTTTGAATTTCCAAGTGAATTCCCTTGATGCCTCTTTTAGAATTCCCTTTTGGGGCAAGCAAGTGAATTCCCTATGCACTTCGAATGATGTATTTTCATATAACTGCCTCTCAATATCAAAGATGTGAGCGAGGGCAGAAACAGCATAGGCGGTTATAGCAGGACTCATCCTCTATAACCGCCTATTTCAAGCGTTTGCGCCCGCTATGGGCGTTCTATGGGGCTATCTCAGCCCTTCAGTGTTCGAATGTAACACGTACCGCCTTCTAATGCCATCCGAAGCCTCTCAATGTAACACCAATGTAACCCAAATGTAACGCTTCGTTTTGCAGGCGCATTTGCCTGTGTCCTTCACGAACTACGCGACAATCAGCGATTTAAGGGGTGTTGAGCAGAGGTATTATTGTGTACGTTTCGTTCTACCCCCCTTAACACAGCGCCCCGCAGCTCACGAGAAGCTGCGGGGCGTGATACCTGAGTGAGAGGAGGGACGGTGCCTAGCGCTCGTCCTTGAGGTCGATCTTATCGGCCGAGGGTGGGGGGAGCTTGGCTCCCCATTCCTTATTGGGCTTGTCGCCCATGACGAAGACGAGGCGGCCGCCCGAGGCGAGCTCGCTGTGACGCAGCCAAGCACGGTCGAGCGCCTTGCCGTTGAGCTCGGCGCGCTGGATGTACTTATTGACCGAGGAGGCGCCCTTAGCCTCGATGACGAAGCTACGTCCCGAGGAGAGCTGCAGCGTCACCTTCTCGAAGAAGGGCGTACCGATCACGTAGACGGGCAGCCCAGGCGTCACGGGGTAGATCCCCATCATGGAGAAGACGACGAAGGCGCTGAGTCCGCCACCATCCTCATCCCCAGGGACGCCCATCAGGTCATTGCGGAACCAGGTGTCAATGAGCTTGCGCACCAGGCGCTGCGTACGCCAGGGAGCCCCAGCGTAGGTATAGAGGTAGGGGATGTGCATGCTGGGCTCGTTGCTCATGGCGAACTGCCCTACGTTGCCCGTCTGGTCGGGGAGCTGGCTGTAGAACTCCCACTTGGACTTGCTGAGCGGGGTGCGCAGCGTCTGGTCAAGGTTGGCGATGAAGCGCTCGCGGCCGCCCATCAGGTAGATGAGGTCGGCGGGATTGTGCGGTACGCCCCAGCGGTAGGTGTAGGCGTTGTTCTCGTCGTAGTAGTCGCGCGCCCCGAGGCCACCCGAGAGCTCGTAGTCGAAGGGCTGGATGAACTGCCCGCGGCTGTCGCGTGGATGGAAGAAGCCCGTCTCGTAGTTGAAGAGCTTGCGGTAGTCGTAGCTGCGGCGTAGGTAGCGTGCGGCATCCTCGTCGTGCCCCGCGCACTTAGCCAGCTGCGCCAGCGTCCAGTAGTCGTAGGCCGCAGCTAGGCTTACGGCTACGCTCTGGCGCTTCTCCCAGAGGGTGACGCGTGGGTCACTCTCGCGCTCGCCTGGACGTAGGGCGGGCATGTAGCCGCGCTCGTCGAGTGCCTTAGAGAGGGGCCCCTTGGGGATGCGGGTCCAGGGGAGGTAGGACTTCTCCTCCAGCGTGCGCTGGGCAGCGGTGTAGGCCGCTGCGAGGTTGAAGCCCGTGACACCCTTGGCATAGGCATCGGCGAAGGTGGCGATGGTGTGCGAGCCGTTCATGCGGTGCGTGTCGCCCTGTACCTCGGGGAAGGTAGGCAGCCAGCCCTCGGGGGACTGGTGCGCCATCCGCAGCAGCGAGGTGAGCATCTGCTGCTCGCGCTCAGGGTCGAGCAGCAGGCGCAGCGGGTGCACGGCACGGTAGGTATCCCACAGCCAGTCATCGGTGTAGAAGGGTACGCCGCCGTCCTCGTGTACCTTGTTGTCGAAGGCCGACCAGTAGCGTCCCTCCTCCGAGATGCAGACCATACGCTCGTAGGTGCGGTAGAGGGAGGTGTAGAAGGTGCTCCGCTCGGCGGCCGTCCCGCCCTCGACCTGGATCTTGTCCAGTGCCTTGGCCCATTCGTTGCGCCCAGCCTTGGCCACGAGCTTGAGCTCGTAGGACTGGATCTCCCGCTGGACATTGCGCTGCGCCTGCTCTACGCTGATGTAGGAGACGCCGTAGCGCAGGGCGCCCTTGTCGCCGCTGAGTGCCACGACGATACTTGAGCCCGAGACGCTGTCGGGCTGCATCTGCACGCGCCCTGTACGTACCTCCCGCAGGCCAAGCGCCTTGGGCGCCTCGCTCAGCTCTGCCCAGAGATAGACCCGCGTAGAGTCGGAGAGCTGCTGCCAGCCCGAGATGCTGCGCCCCGAGGCACGTAGCTGACCGTCGGGCGTGGAGAAGACGAGATAGCGCCCCGAGCCCTGTCCCTCGAAGTCAAAGGTATAGAGGGCGCTGCGTGCTGCG harbors:
- a CDS encoding GH92 family glycosyl hydrolase; translation: MTTRQILYALLLGSGLLVACSPSSSTSGEQRDPIDYVNPYLGSISHLLVPTFPTVHLPNSMMRVHPQRTDYAAEQLEGLPLILTSHRGISAFALSPRTSLEDSVPAVTRYSYDQEEVKPYLYSVRLLEPEVSVGYAPAARSALYTFDFEGQGSGRYLVFSTPDGQLRASGRSISGWQQLSDSTRVYLWAELSEAPKALGLREVRTGRVQMQPDSVSGSSIVVALSGDKGALRYGVSYISVEQAQRNVQREIQSYELKLVAKAGRNEWAKALDKIQVEGGTAAERSTFYTSLYRTYERMVCISEEGRYWSAFDNKVHEDGGVPFYTDDWLWDTYRAVHPLRLLLDPEREQQMLTSLLRMAHQSPEGWLPTFPEVQGDTHRMNGSHTIATFADAYAKGVTGFNLAAAYTAAQRTLEEKSYLPWTRIPKGPLSKALDERGYMPALRPGERESDPRVTLWEKRQSVAVSLAAAYDYWTLAQLAKCAGHDEDAARYLRRSYDYRKLFNYETGFFHPRDSRGQFIQPFDYELSGGLGARDYYDENNAYTYRWGVPHNPADLIYLMGGRERFIANLDQTLRTPLSKSKWEFYSQLPDQTGNVGQFAMSNEPSMHIPYLYTYAGAPWRTQRLVRKLIDTWFRNDLMGVPGDEDGGGLSAFVVFSMMGIYPVTPGLPVYVIGTPFFEKVTLQLSSGRSFVIEAKGASSVNKYIQRAELNGKALDRAWLRHSELASGGRLVFVMGDKPNKEWGAKLPPPSADKIDLKDER
- a CDS encoding ATP-binding protein, which codes for MELTKELKGRTLEAIIADRANYPSDSKHATALGISPSVYNALKKGKVEKQLSETAWLSIARRLNVPLRGEIEWKVAPTATYDYVTGQLEACQERSLSALLCDLPNIGKTFSARQYARTHKNVVYVDCSQVKTKVRLVRQIALGFGLEAKGRYEEIYANLVYYVKSLHQPLIILDEAGDLQYEAFLELKALWNALENACGWYMMGADGLRAKIERSIDCRKVGYAELFSRFGDAYRQVTPLDGEERKNFLMRQVVEVAKLNVPQGVDAVSLARKSGSLRRAYTEIEKLKLQAGA